Below is a genomic region from Gemmobacter sp. 24YEA27.
CGTCCTCGGGGTGGATGAAACCGCGCTCGATCCGGGCTTCCCCATCATGGTTCAGAACCACGAAAACGCCGCCTCGCGTGATCTCGTCGGGATCGTAGGCATAGCGTAGCCCGTCGATACGCTCGATCTCGGCTTCAAGCTCCGCAAGGCGCTGATCCACTTCGGGCGGGAGGTCCACGTCTGCGTCCTCCCATTCCGCCGACAGGCGCTCATGTTCCTCCTGCGCGGCGCCGTAGGCGGCTTCCTGTTCCTCGGAAAGCTCCACCATCTGCGGATAGGTGCGCCGCATGCCGTGAGCGTGGGGCCAGTCGATATAGGCCTGAACCCATTTCCACCCCTCTGCCTCCTGAACCTCGGCGGCGGTCCTTTCCAGCCTATCCAGCGCAAGCCGGTCCAGCAGCGCGGCGTCCTCGTAGAAGCCGCCGCGATCCTCGGTGAAAAGGTCACGGATGATATTGCCGCCCGCCTCGGTATAGGCTTCCGCGCCGACGAACACCGCCCGCCGATCCGAAACCGCCACATTGCTCGCGGTCAGGTCGCGGCGAATGATCCACGGCTCCTTGTTGTGGGACAGGTTTTCATATCCGGTGCTTCCGGTGCAGGAGAATGGCATTCAAATGCATCCTGCCCAACTGATTGGCGAAACTAGGGCCGGTGAAGACGACTATTCGGACGTCTACCGGGCGATGATATCCATATATGAAGGAAGGGATTTGTTCTCCGACGAGGTCGCTTTCCACGCTGCCCTCCAGCGTCACGTTCGTCGCGGCATCGCGACACTGGCAGCAGAATGGACGCCAGGCGCGGACTTCAATCGCTACCTGTTGCAGGATCTATTCACCGAAGGGCCAGAAAGTAGTGAACTAGCCGGTGAGTTAGGCGATCAGGTCACGCGCATCATGGCCGAAATGGGGGTCGATGGCCGGTTGATCCATACCGCGCAAGGTCCTCGACTTACCCGTTTCACCTTCCAGCTAACGGGACTGGATGATCTTGGCAGGTTAAAGAGAGGCGAGGAAAAGCTCGCTTTCGGACTGGGTTTGGCCGATCGCGCAGCTACAGTTTCTAGCGCGGCCGTAGAGCGTCAGGTGTGGATCGATATTCCTCGTCCTACGGGTCAGTGGCGGGCAGTGGACTGGAGCGAGCTCAAACCGGCACTTCGTTCCCAGCAAGCCAATACCATGAGTCTGCCCGTCTGCCTCGGTACCGATGTTTTAGGCGTGCCCATGCTGATCGACCTTGCCGCTGCGCCACATCTGTTCCTGGGTGGAACCACGGGCAGTGGCAAGAGTATGACTCTGCACGGAATTCTTTTATCGTTGCTTTCGGGGCGAGACGTACCGGACCTTTTGCTAGTCGATCCCAAGGCAGTGGAGTTTACGCCTTATAAGACGCTCAAGAATCTGGTTACGGGCGAGATTATCACTTCGGTCAGCGACGCCCTTCGCGTTCTAAACGACCTCATCAAGGAGATGAACCAGCGCCAAGAGATTTTCACGAAGCTTGAAGTGCGGGATTTTGCCGAGGCCCAAGCGGCAGGTTCCGACTTGAAGCGCATCGTGGCTGTGATCGATGAGCTGGGCGATCTCTTCATGCAGTCTGATGAGATCGAGGTCCCGTTAATCCGGTTAGCCGCGAAGGCACGATCTGCTGGTATCCATCTGGTCTTGGCAACGCAACGCCCTGAGGCGGCGACCTTTCCTGGCATGTTGCGCTCGAACGTGCCTAGCCGAGTCGCGCTCACCGTTCAGAAGGGATCCGAATCTCGGATCATCCTCGACGATGGAGGAGCCGAGAAGCTGCTCGGCAAGGGCGATATGCTCGTAAAATTTAGTGGGCAGCCTGTCGTGCGTGCTCATGGTCCTCGAATACAGTCCTCGGACATTATCGGAGCGGTGGGTAAAAATGCCTGACGTAATCATCGGCGAATGGAAACTGCTCAGAGTCACCCTAGAGGGCCTTGGGCCATTCCGCAACGGTCGGCAGACCTTCGACATCACCGGTGCTGATACCGATGACCTTGAGGCGGGAACCACGGACGCTGCCAGCATGTATATGATCTTGGCGGCGAACGGATTCGGCAAGACCACGGTGCTCGAGGCGATCTTCGGTTTGTACGGGTTGATGAATACTGTACCGCAGGGAAAATTCGCGGACGGCACGTTCAACGGACGTGCTCAGATCGACATTAGGGTGTCTTTGGTCATCGACGGTGTCTCTCAAACCATGGTGCTTTCGCTTTGGACCGGCACGGAGCAGCCTGTAGACCCGCTTTCGTCGTTGGATTTGGAGAACTTGGCGGTAACCGATATTTGGGCAAAACTGGGGCTCGACAGCAGTGGTGCAATCGCTGCAGGCTCAAACGAGTACGGTATCCGCCTGTTTCACACCATAAAGCAGGGTTTAGATGCCCCACCGACCGCACTTTTCGGTTTGTCGCAGAACCTGCCTTCGCTGCTGTACTTCCCCGCCGATCGCCGCGTGGTTGCGCCCAGCAGCCATGAGGCGGTGACCAGACCGACCGACTGGGGGTATCAGCCCGCGCTGCATCTCGGCTCTGACGGACCCGACTGGGGCTCGTCTATCGATAACGTCCTGGTTTGGCTCGAGTGGCTTGCAACCGCCCCTGAGGCCGACCAGCGCGATCATCGCGTCGATGATTTGCTGGAGTTCGTCAACCGGCTCATCTTCAAGGAGTCGCCCGACAAAAGGATTGAGCGTCCGCATCGCGAAGAGCTTCGCTCGTATGTTAGGACCCGGCATGGGTCACATACGCTAAATGCCCTAAGTCACGGCGAACGCGCCATGCTGCATATTCTGGCGCGCACGCTGACGCACATGACATCGAATACGATCGTCCTTATCGACGAGATCGAGATCCATCTTCACACGAGATGGCTCAGCCGCATGTTTGAGGCACTCAAGGATCTACTGCAATCCTATCCTGCCGTGACCTTGAT
It encodes:
- a CDS encoding FtsK/SpoIIIE domain-containing protein, which codes for MHPAQLIGETRAGEDDYSDVYRAMISIYEGRDLFSDEVAFHAALQRHVRRGIATLAAEWTPGADFNRYLLQDLFTEGPESSELAGELGDQVTRIMAEMGVDGRLIHTAQGPRLTRFTFQLTGLDDLGRLKRGEEKLAFGLGLADRAATVSSAAVERQVWIDIPRPTGQWRAVDWSELKPALRSQQANTMSLPVCLGTDVLGVPMLIDLAAAPHLFLGGTTGSGKSMTLHGILLSLLSGRDVPDLLLVDPKAVEFTPYKTLKNLVTGEIITSVSDALRVLNDLIKEMNQRQEIFTKLEVRDFAEAQAAGSDLKRIVAVIDELGDLFMQSDEIEVPLIRLAAKARSAGIHLVLATQRPEAATFPGMLRSNVPSRVALTVQKGSESRIILDDGGAEKLLGKGDMLVKFSGQPVVRAHGPRIQSSDIIGAVGKNA
- a CDS encoding AAA family ATPase; translated protein: MPDVIIGEWKLLRVTLEGLGPFRNGRQTFDITGADTDDLEAGTTDAASMYMILAANGFGKTTVLEAIFGLYGLMNTVPQGKFADGTFNGRAQIDIRVSLVIDGVSQTMVLSLWTGTEQPVDPLSSLDLENLAVTDIWAKLGLDSSGAIAAGSNEYGIRLFHTIKQGLDAPPTALFGLSQNLPSLLYFPADRRVVAPSSHEAVTRPTDWGYQPALHLGSDGPDWGSSIDNVLVWLEWLATAPEADQRDHRVDDLLEFVNRLIFKESPDKRIERPHREELRSYVRTRHGSHTLNALSHGERAMLHILARTLTHMTSNTIVLIDEIEIHLHTRWLSRMFEALKDLLQSYPAVTLIFTTHHLDLIDLYEFEKKEPSLIKGGYLIETDIL